One Glycine max cultivar Williams 82 chromosome 6, Glycine_max_v4.0, whole genome shotgun sequence DNA segment encodes these proteins:
- the LOC100783548 gene encoding SET and MYND domain-containing protein 4 — protein sequence MEILKAAIPENLKRAIADSDVDDLGSTCSSLHRFFLHFHPFHQMITELADPKYALSGKNKDAALKSKQLGNQCFSNADYAKALDCYTQALREAPLDTGDMESNLVATLYINRATVLHKMSLLVECLRDCTRALQVCPSYAKAWYRRGKANALLGNYKNAICDLNVAKSVEPSMGGRRQIEGELKILLDQCRSTTAVVQIQHKENNCNTVGEMPHIKLQCVSTPDKGRGMVSSCVISPGSLVHVEEPYAMIILKQCRETHCHYCLNDLPADRVPCISCSIPLYCSHQCQTRATGQMFKIYPDYNGFFKNLPSDLGEYAAEVIQCNDSEQEIGDITEHKHECQGVHWPVVLPSEIVLAGRILARFLLNSSPEDIINFVERLELSHCYKQLPSESKLDSHIYAIVLLYCLQHSCGTMFSIDEVSISQVVIIISQIKVNCMTVVRLKSIDAHGSGHFGDFPFQSGAHSTSNVEQVRVGKAIYKAGSLFNHSCQPNVHAYFLSRALYLRTTNVVAAGSQLELSYGPQVGLWDCKDRLNFLKNEYAFHCLCTGCSEVNRSDLVLNAFHCVNPNCSGAVLESRVLDCEMQKIKHFPIPDHVDKNDDIYEVCHHVFKQNGKSIHIQPGYCLKCGSYCDLESSHAAVGKALACITRLQDAILSQQISSIIISDALRSLKLLRLNLHAYNKLTAEAEDSIAQAFCLVGELQLSLDHCKASIQILEKLYDTDDIVIAYELVKLSSIQLSLDDGTAVESISRIDDIFSRYYGLHADLVFPYLQYLRREVEKFSMKALQ from the exons ATGGAGATTCTGAAAGCTGCAATTCCAGAAAACCTGAAGCGAGCGATAGCGGATAGCGATGTGGATGACCTTGGCAGCACATGCTCTTCTCTTCACCGCTTCTTTCTTCACTTCCACCCATTTCACCAG ATGATCACTGAACTGGCTGATCCAAAGTACGCTCTGTCCGGTAAGAATAAGGACGCTGCGTTGAAATCCAAGCAGCTTGGCAATCAGTGCTTCTCCAACGCAGATTATGCTAAGGCCTTGGACTGCTACACTcag GCATTGCGTGAGGCTCCATTAGACACTGGTGATATGGAGAGTAATCTTGTTGCAACATTGTATATCAATCGTGCTACTGTATTGCAT AAAATGAGTCTTTTAGTTGAATGCTTACGGGATTGCACTCGAGCTCTTCAAGTTTGTCCTAGCTATGCAAAG GCATGGTACAGGAGAGGTAAGGCAAATGCTTTGTtgggaaattataaaaatgcaaTCTGCGATCTAAATGTGGCCAAGAGTGTGGAACCTTCAATGGGTGGGAGGAGACAAATAGAAGGTGAACTTAAAATTCTTTTAGACCAATGCAGAAGCACAACTGCAGTAGTACAAATACAACATAAGGAGAACAACTGCAATACTGTGG GTGAGATGCCTCACATAAAGCTACAGTGTGTCTCCACACCTGATAAGGGAAGAGGCATGGTGTCATCATGTGTCATTTCACCAGGTTCTTTGGTTCATGTTGAAGAACCTTATGCTATG ATAATATTAAAGCAATGTCGGGAAACGCATTGCCATTATTGCTTGAATGACCTACCTGCTGATAGAGTTCCTTGTATATCATGTTCAATACCATTGTATTGCTCCCACCAATGCCAGACACGGGCAACTGGGCAAATGTTCAAGATTTACCCAGACTATAATGGCTTTTTTAAAAACTTGCCCAGTGATCTTGGAGAATATGCTGCTGAAGTTATTCAATGCAATGATTCTGAACAGGAAATTGGGGATATAACTGAACATAAACATGAATGTCAAGGTGTACATTGGCCTGTGGTACTGCCGTCTGAGATAGTTTTGGCTGGTCGAATACTTGCTAGGTTTTTGCTAAATAGCTCACCTGAAGATATTATAAACTTTGTGGAAAGGCTG GAGCTTTCTCATTGTTACAAACAATTGCCATCTGAAAGCAAATTGGATTCACATATATATGCCATTGTATTATTATATTGTCTTCAACATTCTTGTGGAACTATGTTTTCCATAGATGAAGTCTCCATATCTCAG GTTGTCATAATTATTTCtcaaattaaagtgaattgtaTGACTGTTGTTCGTTTAAAATCAATAGACGCCCATGGATCAGGTCATTTTGGAGATTTTCCATTTCAATCTGGTGCTCATTCAACTAGTAATGTGGAACAG GTCAGAGTGGGTAAAGCTATTTATAAAGCTGGCAGTTTATTCAACCATTCTTGCCAGCCAAATGTTCATGCATATTTTCTTTCACGCGCTCTTTATTTACGAACCACAAATGTTGTAGCAGCTGGGAGTCAGCTAGAATTGTCTTATGGTCCACAG gttgggTTGTGGGATTGTAAAGATCGGCTTAATTTTCTCAAAAACGAGTATGCGTTTCATTGTCTGTGTACTGGTTGTTCAGAAGTTAATCGATCTGACCTTGTCCTCAATGCCTTCCATTGTGTCAATCCAAATTGTTCTGGTGCAGTGTTAGAAAGCAGAGTACTTGATTGTGAGATGCAGAAAATCAAGCACTTCCCTATTCCTGACCAT GTTGACAAGAATGATGACATTTATGAAGTATGTCATCATGTCTTCAAACAAAATGGTAAATCTATTCATATTCAACCTGGATACTGTTTGAAATGTGGTTCTTACTGTGATTTGGAGTCTTCGCATGCTGCAGTCGGTAAAGCTTTAGCATGCATAACAAG GTTGCAGGATGCAATATTGTCACAACAAATTTCAAGTATTATCATCTCTGATGCGTTGAGATCTCTAAAATTGCTAAGATTAAATTTGCATGCATACAACAAGCTCACTGCAGAG GCAGAAGACAGCATTGCCCAGGCTTTTTGTTTAGTGGGAGAATTACAATTATCTTTGGATCATTGTAAAGCATCTATCCAG ATTCTGGAAAAGCTATATGATActgatgatattgttattgCTTATGAACTTGTGAAGCTTTCTTCCATCCAACTTTCCTTGGATGATGGTACTGCTGTGGAAAGTATAAGTCGAATAGATGATATCTTCTCACGTTACTATGGACTTCATGCAGACTTGGTCTTCCCTTATCTTCAATACCTTAGGAGAGAAGTTGAGAAATTTTCAATGAAGGCTCTCCAATAA